The following are encoded together in the Primulina tabacum isolate GXHZ01 chromosome 18, ASM2559414v2, whole genome shotgun sequence genome:
- the LOC142532551 gene encoding uncharacterized protein LOC142532551, translating into MKDEEAQTPQLTPSGSSSSSTSSATSFSFKKDGSDFEGLFGRGKYKLWALAVIILLALWSMFTGSVTLKWSAVDLKSSSHELDPSIHGDLDVLDVDEREKMVRQMWNVYKHSKIVRLPTFWRDAFGAAYQDLTSELLSVQDTALLEIAKMSFGSRMSYEPPPLQSSSRVSKNEEASKMQVGKTRS; encoded by the exons ATGAAAGATGAAGAAGCCCAGACTCCTCAATTAACTCCAAGCGGCAGTAGTAGCAGTAGCACAAGTTCAGCTACAAGTTTTAGTTTCAAGAAAGATGGATCAGATTTTGAGGGACTGTTTGGGAGAGGCAAATACAAGTTATGGGCTTTGGCTGTCATTATTTTGCTTGCACTTTGGTCCATGTTTACTGGCTCCGTCACTCTGAAATGGTCTGCTGTTGATCTTAAGAGTTCCTCGCATGAATTGGACCCCTCCATCCATGGTGATCTTGATGTTTTG GATGTGGATGAAAGGGAGAAGATGGTGAGGCAAATGTGGAACGTGTACAAGCATAGTAAGATTGTTAGGCTGCCAACTTTCTGGCGAGACGCGTTCGGGGCAGCGTACCAGGACTTGACCAGTGAGTTACTCAGTGTGCAGGACACAGCACTCTTGGAGATTGCCAAGATGTCATTCGGGTCGAGGATGTCATACGAGCCACCTCCACTTCAATCCAGCTCTAG
- the LOC142533787 gene encoding uncharacterized protein LOC142533787 — MAKGIKLRLSFLSSLQICRPKNPTSSVKNPVPAVTYVLSPINSKSFDIPYPGYPIPPPSTPYQSKSRSNIGTSKIAPFESQCQSKPCTMHEMIDDEYSSQDFSKTKRKGKEKMYNSPISSDSEERACPYATSRIEKREEKTKKMKSIASINTTTTSVDSNETDNLFSSPPSSHSSHNYNYLLQTIIEEEPLNRRKKQMMQKSVRARKFNRFGTKEWKDDEMTVPIGESKEKNKISPRMVLEMTSGKVYQSFVVVKRSVDPFEDFKTSMLEMILDKQIFRPKELEELLMSFISLNSRLHHEVIIGAFTEIWKEVFGGSWN; from the coding sequence ATGGCCAAAGGTATTAAACTTCGGCTTTCTTTTCTTAGTTCCTTACAAATCTGTCGACCGAAGAATCCTACTTCATCGGTTAAAAACCCTGTACCTGCTGTTACATACGTGCTCTCCCCTATCAATTCTAAGTCATTTGACATTCCTTACCCTGGTTATCCTATTCCTCCACCATCTACACCGTATCAGTCCAAGTCCAGAAGCAATATTGGAACGTCAAAGATAGCGCCATTCGAGTCTCAATGTCAATCAAAACCATGCACAATGCATGAAATGATCGACGATGAATATTCATCACAGGATTTTTCCAAGACAAAAAGAAAAGGTAAGGAGAAAATGTACAACTCCCCTATTTCAAGTGACTCTGAAGAGCGTGCTTGTCCATATGCAACTTCCAGGATTGAAAAGAGAGAAGAAAAAACCAAGAAAATGAAATCAATAGCTAGCATCAATACAACTACTACATCAGTCGATAGCAACGAGACAGACAACCTATTTTCTTCTCCTCCGAGCTCCCACTCATCCCATAATTATAATTATCTGTTACAAACTATTATTGAGGAGGAACCCCTCAATCGAAGAAAGAAGCAGATGATGCAGAAAAGTGTAAGAGCACGAAAATTTAATCGCTTTGGTACAAAAGAATGGAAAGATGATGAAATGACAGTGCCCATAGGTGAGTCGAAGGAAAAGAATAAGATTTCACCGAGGATGGTTCTAGAGATGACATCTGGAAAAGTATATCAGAGTTTTGTAGTGGTGAAGAGGTCAGTTGATCCCTTTGAGGATTTCAAGACATCAATGCTGGAAATGATTCTGGATAAACAGATTTTTCGACCCAAAGAATTGGAAGAGCTACTGATGAGCTTCATTTCTCTCAATTCAAGACTGCATCATGAAGTTATTATAGGGGCATTTACAGAGATTTGGAAGGAAGTGTTTGGCGGATCATGGAACTAG
- the LOC142533626 gene encoding uncharacterized protein LOC142533626 isoform X1 — protein MDSGYDNFIRTIRSDREIKVCNIDSRREPTLAFQSPTEVCDNQEAKRLRRPCIIDSLNTVKDSMLDSYQMKSRMSCLSKAEKKLLEIKPRTDSFTPCSDNDISDLDDDTTLEQLKQRSKAKRKKFSYIGLDSVKADEDEKKLQDESDFDEPLIRLKLKLPKNSNAKRKSVNGSFPMASTIAFAVKFEQNLVCEVSLPVGHETAPVIHVKSEAPEAKQLGCQSTSFADDLSIDHNKGSSYCGVVSKNFLEVVQCENKEPLLPTNECQSCLTNEIAYDHLEDIEPTCMAVPLDSVGVKGENLDLNCPEFLVLPPTFETRNEVGRALSCRSEPSEDWNSDVLYQSIMEEIPRPRNSSDIQVSDVAAGNNVGDMGLDREININLSKEKDELDFPEKQNGCLKRQGSSPENKAYGGSHVHSTPGQHQHPERLLSTRKAISPSTQEELCLMMESIELYNDAKKCSLGKFSRRKVVTNPRKIIQKSKKTQRNDESSSISRSLPNLSTGCTSIKYCSESAVVFSQQQMHDIESLAVKLMSELKSMKDIVEQKLLFEAYRNASLKNDTDEVKLVIENATKTEEAATKWLNMMSRDCDRFCKIMKLAPNNIDTYKYVAPREGKKIRFADEAGGELCHIKFFDGTAVSPVSDCIEQ, from the exons ATGGATTCAGGCTATGATAATTTTATCCGAACTATTAGGAGTGACAGGGAAATAAAAGTTTGCAATATAGATTCCCGTAGAGAGCCGACTCTTGCATTCCAGAGTCCAACTGAAGTATGTGATAATCAAGAGGCCAAAAGACTCAGACGACCATGTATAATTGATTCGCTCAATACGGTTAAAGATTCAATGCTTGACTCTTACCAAATGAAAAGTAGAATGTCATGTTTGTCAAAGGCTGAAAAAAAATTACTTGAAATAAAACCTAGAACTGACAGCTTTACTCCATGTTCCGATAATGATATAAGTGATTTGGATGATGACACCACATTGGAACAGCTTAAACAAAGATCCAAAGCGAAGAGAAAGAAATTTAGTTACATTGGTCTTGATTCAGTTAAAGCTGATGAAGACGAAAAGAAACTGCAAGATGAATCTGACTTTGATGAGCCCCTTATTAGATTGAAATTAAAGCTCCCAAAGAACTCAAATGCCAAAAGAAAAAGCGTGAATGGAAGTTTTCCAATGGCTTCAACCATTGCCTTTGCTGTAAAATTTGAACAGAATCTAGTTTGTGAAGTCTCCCTTCCAGTCGGACACGAGACAGCTCCAGTTATTCATGTAAAATCCGAGGCTCCAGAAGCCAAACAATTAGGATGCCAAAGCACATCTTTTGCAGACGATTTATCCATTGACCATAATAAAGGATCGAGTTATTGTGGTGTAGTGTCGAAAAATTTTTTGGAGGTGGTTCAGTGTGAAAATAAAGAACCACTGTTGCCTACGAATGAATGTCAAAGTTGTCTCACTAATGAGATCGCATATGATCATTTGGAGGATATTGAGCCTACATGTATGGCTGTTCCATTGGACAGTGTGGGTGTCAAGGGAGAAAATCTAGATTTGAATTGTCCTGAGTTTCTAGTTTTGCCTCCAACATTTGAGACAAGAAACGAGGTTGGAAGGGCACTTTCTTGTAGAAGTGAACCTTCCGAGGATTGGAATTCAGACGTGCTTTATCAATCCATCATGGAAGAAATACCACGCCCAAGAAACAGTTCTGACATTCAAGTTTCTGATGTGGCTGCTGGTAATAACGTTGGCGACATGGGACTTGATCGTGAAATCAATATTAACCTCTCAAAGGAGAAAGATGAGCTGGACTTTCCAGAAAAGCAAAATGGTTGTCTGAAAAGACAGGGATCATCTCCAGAAAACAAAGCTTATGGTGGTTCTCATGTGCATTCAACTCCAGGGCAACATCAGCATCCTGAAAGGCTCCTTTCAACACGGAAG GCTATATCTCCATCTACGCAAGAGGAACTGTGCTTGATGATGGAATCAATTGAGCTATACAATGATGCTAAGAAATGCA GCCTTGGGAAATTTAGCCGAAGAAAAGTTGTTACAAATCCCAGAAAAATCATACAGAAATCAAAGAAAACCCAGCGCAATGACGAGAGTTCTAGTATTTCACGCAGTCTACCTAACCTTAGTACTGGATGTACATCCATCAAATATTGTTCTGAAAGTGCTGTTGTATTCTCACAGCAGCAGATGCATGATATTGAGTCACTTGCAGTGAAGCTAATGAGCGAGCTGAAGTCCATGAAGGACATTGTGGAACAAAAATTACTATTCGAAGCATATcgcaatgcttccttgaagaaTGACACAGATGAG GTTAAACTAGTCATTGAAAATGCTACAAAAACTGAGGAAGCAGCGACAAAGTGGTTAAATATGATGTCGAGGGACTGCGACCGCTTTTGTAAAATAATG AAACTGGCTCCAAACAACATAGATACTTACAAATATGTTGCCCCCAGGGAGGGGAAGAAGATTAGGTTTGCCGATGAAGCTGGCGGTGAACTATGCCATATCAAATTTTTTGACGGTACAGCGGTGTCTCCTGTTTCTGATTGTATTGAACAGTAA
- the LOC142533626 gene encoding uncharacterized protein LOC142533626 isoform X2, translated as MTWVFVLKSDREIKVCNIDSRREPTLAFQSPTEVCDNQEAKRLRRPCIIDSLNTVKDSMLDSYQMKSRMSCLSKAEKKLLEIKPRTDSFTPCSDNDISDLDDDTTLEQLKQRSKAKRKKFSYIGLDSVKADEDEKKLQDESDFDEPLIRLKLKLPKNSNAKRKSVNGSFPMASTIAFAVKFEQNLVCEVSLPVGHETAPVIHVKSEAPEAKQLGCQSTSFADDLSIDHNKGSSYCGVVSKNFLEVVQCENKEPLLPTNECQSCLTNEIAYDHLEDIEPTCMAVPLDSVGVKGENLDLNCPEFLVLPPTFETRNEVGRALSCRSEPSEDWNSDVLYQSIMEEIPRPRNSSDIQVSDVAAGNNVGDMGLDREININLSKEKDELDFPEKQNGCLKRQGSSPENKAYGGSHVHSTPGQHQHPERLLSTRKAISPSTQEELCLMMESIELYNDAKKCSLGKFSRRKVVTNPRKIIQKSKKTQRNDESSSISRSLPNLSTGCTSIKYCSESAVVFSQQQMHDIESLAVKLMSELKSMKDIVEQKLLFEAYRNASLKNDTDEVKLVIENATKTEEAATKWLNMMSRDCDRFCKIMKLAPNNIDTYKYVAPREGKKIRFADEAGGELCHIKFFDGTAVSPVSDCIEQ; from the exons GAGTGACAGGGAAATAAAAGTTTGCAATATAGATTCCCGTAGAGAGCCGACTCTTGCATTCCAGAGTCCAACTGAAGTATGTGATAATCAAGAGGCCAAAAGACTCAGACGACCATGTATAATTGATTCGCTCAATACGGTTAAAGATTCAATGCTTGACTCTTACCAAATGAAAAGTAGAATGTCATGTTTGTCAAAGGCTGAAAAAAAATTACTTGAAATAAAACCTAGAACTGACAGCTTTACTCCATGTTCCGATAATGATATAAGTGATTTGGATGATGACACCACATTGGAACAGCTTAAACAAAGATCCAAAGCGAAGAGAAAGAAATTTAGTTACATTGGTCTTGATTCAGTTAAAGCTGATGAAGACGAAAAGAAACTGCAAGATGAATCTGACTTTGATGAGCCCCTTATTAGATTGAAATTAAAGCTCCCAAAGAACTCAAATGCCAAAAGAAAAAGCGTGAATGGAAGTTTTCCAATGGCTTCAACCATTGCCTTTGCTGTAAAATTTGAACAGAATCTAGTTTGTGAAGTCTCCCTTCCAGTCGGACACGAGACAGCTCCAGTTATTCATGTAAAATCCGAGGCTCCAGAAGCCAAACAATTAGGATGCCAAAGCACATCTTTTGCAGACGATTTATCCATTGACCATAATAAAGGATCGAGTTATTGTGGTGTAGTGTCGAAAAATTTTTTGGAGGTGGTTCAGTGTGAAAATAAAGAACCACTGTTGCCTACGAATGAATGTCAAAGTTGTCTCACTAATGAGATCGCATATGATCATTTGGAGGATATTGAGCCTACATGTATGGCTGTTCCATTGGACAGTGTGGGTGTCAAGGGAGAAAATCTAGATTTGAATTGTCCTGAGTTTCTAGTTTTGCCTCCAACATTTGAGACAAGAAACGAGGTTGGAAGGGCACTTTCTTGTAGAAGTGAACCTTCCGAGGATTGGAATTCAGACGTGCTTTATCAATCCATCATGGAAGAAATACCACGCCCAAGAAACAGTTCTGACATTCAAGTTTCTGATGTGGCTGCTGGTAATAACGTTGGCGACATGGGACTTGATCGTGAAATCAATATTAACCTCTCAAAGGAGAAAGATGAGCTGGACTTTCCAGAAAAGCAAAATGGTTGTCTGAAAAGACAGGGATCATCTCCAGAAAACAAAGCTTATGGTGGTTCTCATGTGCATTCAACTCCAGGGCAACATCAGCATCCTGAAAGGCTCCTTTCAACACGGAAG GCTATATCTCCATCTACGCAAGAGGAACTGTGCTTGATGATGGAATCAATTGAGCTATACAATGATGCTAAGAAATGCA GCCTTGGGAAATTTAGCCGAAGAAAAGTTGTTACAAATCCCAGAAAAATCATACAGAAATCAAAGAAAACCCAGCGCAATGACGAGAGTTCTAGTATTTCACGCAGTCTACCTAACCTTAGTACTGGATGTACATCCATCAAATATTGTTCTGAAAGTGCTGTTGTATTCTCACAGCAGCAGATGCATGATATTGAGTCACTTGCAGTGAAGCTAATGAGCGAGCTGAAGTCCATGAAGGACATTGTGGAACAAAAATTACTATTCGAAGCATATcgcaatgcttccttgaagaaTGACACAGATGAG GTTAAACTAGTCATTGAAAATGCTACAAAAACTGAGGAAGCAGCGACAAAGTGGTTAAATATGATGTCGAGGGACTGCGACCGCTTTTGTAAAATAATG AAACTGGCTCCAAACAACATAGATACTTACAAATATGTTGCCCCCAGGGAGGGGAAGAAGATTAGGTTTGCCGATGAAGCTGGCGGTGAACTATGCCATATCAAATTTTTTGACGGTACAGCGGTGTCTCCTGTTTCTGATTGTATTGAACAGTAA